The genomic DNA GAGTTCACGGCACATCTACGGTTTATAGGTATGATATTATAGtctattaaattcaatttttaaggCGTATGAAAGTTCTTTCCACTTATTGCACTTATCGATACTAAATAAAGAGACGGGTTAACCCTACTAAGTTTGGGGTTTTCCTCGATATATTTACGGACTATCTGCTGTATTTGTATCGATAAACATAgtatgccaaaaataaatagttCATAAAATGGACGAATTGCTAAATgttaaaataaaaagtgaaaatgggAGCCAGATGGACGACAAACCGAGTACCCCGCTTCAACAGCTCGACGAGAACGAAGATACGCCGCTGCGCGATGATGTGAACGCTTCCCCAGACCCCCCCGGCTTCTTGGCCACTGGCAATGGGCATGGATGGGaaagcgacgacgacgatgtaGGGATCCCATCCATTCCTCGCACTCCACGTAGTGAGCTTACAGTGCCAAATAGTCCAACTATCGCCATCAAAACAGAGCCGGAGACTCCAGTTCTCAAGACAGAAcgggatgctgctgcaggcaaCGCTGAACCTGATACATCATTCCTGGACAAGCTATTCGATGATTTAGACGAGATTAAAGCTAGCTTGGTTGGTATTCCGAGTGTTTTCAGCAAAAGGGAGGATATGAACGACATGGACTTGGAACCGCCCCAAGCAGTTGTGAAGGTTGAGGAGCCTGAATGTACAGAAACCCTGGAGGAACTTGAAGCGATCCGCAAAGCGCGTGAGAAGGAGTTGCAAGAGTTAGAAGATAAACACGAGGCGGAAGATACGCATACGAAGAAGAAGAGGAAGAGAAACCGCAAGAGGGATTACTATGGAAACATTTCGATCGATGAtaatcaaaaagaaaataagcaAACCTCACAGGACAGTAAACTGACAAGCGAAGACCACCAATGGGACAATAGGCGCCAGCGCGCAGCGCGCCACCACGAGAACAGTCAAAGCTACAAAATACGTCACCACGAGGATAACCAAAGAGATAACCGCACACGCGAGGATAATCAAAGGGACAGTAGACGCGATTATGAAGCTAAATACAGCGACAATAGAGGCCACCGTGAGCATAGTCAAAGGGACCGTAAACGCCGAAGCGAGGAACATCAAAGGGACAGTAAGCGCCCCCGCGAAGATTATCAAAGAGACAATAGACGCTCACGCGAAGCTAACGAGACTGAATTTCAAGGCCATCGTGATGCCACGATAAGAGTAACTGCATCTAATGGCATGCCGCGGATTGCCGTCATCAAATTGGAGCCGATGGCCACTGCAGATTCGGCTGAGGAGTGGATCTATGTTCGAGACGACGAGAGACAGATCAAAGTTGTGAATCCAGATAAGTTGTTCCAGCCAGAGCAGGGTGAGGGCgttgcggcggcggcagtgaaACCAGAGCCAGCACCAGAGACGCTGACAAAACGAGAAAAGATCAACTTGGCCGTAGGCCGGGCCAAGAAAGTGCTCGAGCTCTACGagcgaaagaaaacaaacGTCCAGGAAGACGAGTTCCTTATGGTGAACACCATACACAAAGTGCCCAAAAGCAACTCCTTTATGACACAAGAGGAGTTCGAGAATCCCTCGCCGATATGCAATAACCAAAATGTGATATATGAGTTCAATTCGACGCCAGGAACACGGATTGATTTGGCTAAATGGGGATTGGAAACTGTGCCCAATAGCACCAGGGAATTGCTCCGGCTGCTGTCCTTCGATGTGGATCATCTGAAACAGGATCGGCTCAAGGCACAGCCCAGCCAGCGCATTCTCAAGCTGAAACAGGAGCAGCTCTTCAATGCACCATCCGAGCCGGAGGAATGCGACCCAGCGTCCCTTCTAAGAACTACCTCAACCCAAACAGACCGCAGGACACACACGGAAAGCGTTGGCACTCAGGTCAATCTACAGGGCCAGTCAACAGGGGTCTACTGGCAGGATCCCGACATTGACAAGACCTTGTTGACGACGGACCAACAAAATTTGACACTTACTCTTCAAAAGATCACTCGCAACCTGCCATCTCCCGCATTGGCTGAGAAAATGCTGATTGTGCTTCAATCTGTTCTGCATATACAACGCGAATTTTACCAACGCTAAATTAAGCAATGATTCTCATTTCATTCTTTGTATAATTCGAAATTCGTACATagagaaaccaaaaatatatttaacatcGAAGTGCCTACTCTTACTGGATGCATTCCACATGCAGAATCTCTCACTATTTTCTCATCAGATTACAATtaataaatacacataaacGACACACAAATATAACAATAATTATTGCAAGCAACTTGTCTTTTGCTAGGAGTACATCTATTTTTGGGGAACCACAACACTCGAGTTCCAGCCAACTTCAATTGGTAGTTATTAgctagttagttagttagctTATTTAAGACTGTTCGTAAACCTAAATTGGCTGCCACTAGGCGGCTGTTATCAGATTGTATCATTTGCGCGCTGTAAACACGAACGGTGCCgcttcatcctcctcctgttGCTCCAGCAGTGTGGTCCGTATCGTAGTCCTGCGCTCTTGTGCCTCCACATCGTCATAGTCcaccgaggaggagcgcagcagctggaactgTGAGTTGGAATCGTTCCTGGTAATTATCAACGATGCGGGCCGGGGTCCTTAAATGCAACATTGATTGGATTATTAGTTGGAAACTTTTGTTTAATCGATTAATCTATTACCTGCTGGTGGCTTTGTGGTTAGCCGCACCTTACTTCCAGCTCCCTCGGAGATATATTCAACATTCGTTGCAGACTttacattgttgttgttattgttgctgttgctcgtCGATTGTTGAATCGATACGCGCTTGTCACCCTTGACACTGCCCTGCTGCTTCAGTATGGAATCCCGACCCGGTGGCTGcacctgcggctgctgctgctgttgttgttgatgttgctgctgatgcgtgTACATGGCCGAGGCTGAGGTTAGCAATGCAGTCGTCATTGCAGGCCCACAACCCGTGGGTGTGTCATGCTCTAAAAGATCATAGATCGGATAGGGTAAGGTGAGGTGGTTTATCAAGGGGGATAATCAGGGATCCACTGCAGAACCACAGAACCATTTTAAGAAGTATTTTGCAACATCGAACATCGAACTGAACAAAGAGGTTAAGAGGCggtaaataaacacacacacaaatacgtAGAGAATGGGAAAAGCGGAATAAAATGCAAGTGGTAGAGAGTTGTTCATAAGATTATCATTTATTTGATCCTTTCGCTGGGTGGGTGTCTCCGTGGGGGTAGACTTAGTTGTGTCTTAGTTCGGGTTAGTTATTAGTTGAAAGTTGTGgaagggtgtgtgtgtgtgtgtgtgtgtgtgtgtgggtttgcgTGTTCACAATTTTAAATGTCTTTTGGCCaatgattaaacaaattcaaCTAATCGTGTTCGTATATAACAATTGGAATGAATTAGCAATCGTCGCACACTGTCAAATTTTAGTACTTTAGATAGATAAATAGATAATACTGTCCATAATGTAGAAATCCAAGccaaagtaaaagtaaaagttaatCAAACAAAGGCTTAAACGAATGTTAACTAGATGATAAATGGGTTTTGGTCTGTTCTGCTTTGGTCTCTAACAGGATTCATTGACATTTGGTCCAATCTTAAAATGGTTTTTCCCATTGTCAGACTATTTGTTAAGTTAGTTAAGTTTCAGTTATCAGACGAATGGAAATGGCTGGTTCTCTCACAGCTTTGTATCGTCGTAGTGCTGCTCCCCCGAGGAGCCATTGGGTATGACCACcaccaggggcaggggcatagAGCTGGGCTCATTCAGCGTTAGCCGCTCGCTGCTAATGGAGATTTGTCGTGCCGCAGAACGATGCATTTCATAGATGCCGCCACCAACAGAGTCAACATGCATAAGATCGAAGGTGCTACTGCAATACTCGTTACCGTTCCCAGCGCCCGCCATACCGCCGAGACTCTGGAGGGAATGGGAGCTGGCGCTGCGATTGTAATCAGCATGCAAATACGAGCCCGGCACCGCattcgtgttgttgttgttgttctgacTCTTGGCATGGTGCTGCAGGATGCTGGTCAGCTTCAGCTCGTCGCAGGGCGAGCCGAACTCGGAGGATTCGCGTATGGGTGCCAATTGCAGTTGTGAGGCTGTAGCTAACATCTCACCTGTGGGACTGGGTCGCTCACTGCTGGCCACGTCCTCGTATGCCTCCTCATTAAGCGTTTGCAAAGTGCCGCAAATCATTTGCTCCTCCAGCGTGACCTGTGAACAAGCAAAAAGTGGCATTAGTGGACGGAGTACAGCAGCCGTTTGAGTTGGGGAGTGTCATGGAGGCAAGCTTTGGTTGGAATTTTGAATCTGTTTGAGTCTGTTGCGGTGTCTGCTTTACCTGGAGATACTCGTAGTCGTGCACTTTCGACTGCATTTCGTTTTGGTTAGTTAGAGAATGGTCAGAATAAGAATAGATCAAAGCACATGAGTTAGAGCGAATCGTGGCACATCCATGATCGATCTTTAAAGATGCCCTGCAGCTGGCTCCCTTCTTACCTGCTTCTCCATGTGACTGGCCGAGTTCTTGCGCGACAGGGACTCGCGTGGCGGCATTAGAGCATCAGTCACGTCCTTGATCATGGGCGCACTCACTGGCGGCGCTTCCACAGCGGGTACTTGCGGCTGCGGGCGATTCTGCTTCCTCGGCTGTCGCTCGCATTCCCTCAGCGTTGTGATCAGCAGGCGAAACAGCTCCCAGTGGCCAAAGCTCAGGCCCAAAACCTGCAAAAAATTAGTCATGAAACAGgtgcaaaaaaggaaatttgAAAGATTTGATCTACCGATTTGAGATCTGGCATATCGCAGTGCTTCAGCACACGACCATTGATGGCATTATCACGTAGCACTGGCGACAGCTTCGGCATGGCCGGCTTCATATCATCAATGCGCTCCAGCAGGCTGATGACACCCTCCACTGTCAGATCCGTGAGCCTCGTCTGCAGTATGTCCTCCTGTATACATTTAAAGATTATTTCCATTCGAAGAACTCAACCCGCCACAACACTCACGCCAAAGGAATCACTGGGCGAGGCAATCAGCGGCGATACGGGCTCCGTGCTGGAGCTGAGGTTCCTCGATCGCATCTCGTTGGGCACAAAATCATTCTGGAACATTTGATAGGGCGGATAGGGGTGTGGCTGCGGCGAAGGCACATACGTCGTGGGCGCTGGCTGTTGTCGCATTTGATTGTATACGCTCGGCCTGGTTTGGATTACAAGCGAGCCCTCATCCTCAATCGTCTGCTGATCCTCTGTGGAAGAGAGTTAGAACAGTTAATGGGGGTTCACCTGACTCTGGTTGCGCCACTTACCCTTTAGAACCTTTCTTAAATACGGATCCAGATTGATGGTAAAGGGCAGAAAGATGCGCAGATCCGCCACAAGTAAATCCGATTTGTGTAGCTGCAGGAAAGCATCCAGCTTCCGCTCGTCCCTGTCCAGTTCCAGAAGCGGTGCAGCCTCTCGTAAATACCCAAGCTTGGGACGCAGTCTacggaaagagagagagaaatgtaaGTAAGCGAAGAAGTAACCTTGGAGCAACTCTCACTTTTCGTATACGCTCTGCAGGGAGACATTCTCATCCGCATTGGTGTCCATGAACTGGTCGTGATGGAGCACTATCATGCTGGCCCTCAGGGGCCACTGTTCCGTCAGGTTGATCCACGAGCTGAGGCGGTACCAGCTGAAGTCAATCTGGAAGGCCTTCAGCAGGCGCACCGTAATGTAGATGACGTTCATCAGACGCCGTATGCTGCGCGGATTCACATCACTGAAGTAGTCATCGGTGAGCACAATCCGCGAGAGATCGAGCACACCTTGGGGATTCTGACCCAGGCGATGCAGATTAGAGCCCGTCGAGCTGGCCACCGACTCGGAGAGACGCAGCTTTTTGCCTGCACCGCCTGCCCTTGCCGGGCCACGCAGCTTCTCCTGGCTGGAAATGATCTCCGAGGCATTGGACAAACGTCGCGCGGACACTGAGTGTCCCAGCGTGGGTCCATCTTCGTTCTGGTAttcaccgccaccgccgctccGCTTGAACAGCAGCGCCGTCATCTGTGCCCGCTGCACCTTCCGCAGTCCAGAGTTCTGCAGGTAGACGGGCAGGTGGACCAGATTCCGCAGGAAGTCGTGGCCCCCGATGCCGCCCTCGGTGAACAGGCGTCGGCTATTGGCCTCCGCCGCCTTGGCAATCACATGGGGATCCACCGAGATGAGCAGCACAAACGGACGGTTCGGCGAGGAGAGCAGCGTCTGGACGGCGTTCAGCAGGGTGAGGATGCGCTCGGTGTCGCACGAGTCCAGAGCATCGATGACGCCGACCAGGCGGCTCTGCTGATTGGTGAAAGAGTCCAGGCACTTGACCATGTCCGTCATCACCGACACCTCGGCCCCGAGCATCGTCAGTGGTGCCGTTTCGCTGGAGTGCACCGCTCGCTTCAGCTGTCGGATGTGGGAGGTGAAGAGGGCGACGCATACCTTGGCCAGGACGTGCAGGTGCGTGCAGATGAGCGTGCCCAGGATGGCGGCGACCACATAGAGCACCACTTGAATCTGTTCCCGCTCCTTGGCATTGGCGTACGTGAAGTAGGCGACCATTAGGGAGATGCCAGTGACCAGGGTAATCAGCGCCAGCTCGAAGATCATAACGATGGGAATGCAGCACATGCGACGCCAGCGCCAGCCCACGTCCGACTTGAGGCACTTGGGACGGAAGGCACGATACAGGCGGGTGGCCAGCCAGCCGTAGTGCGACTCCATGGCCCCCAGTAGGGCCGCCAGCATATGGGCCACCGCACCGTCACCTGTCGGCGATGCGCTGTTCGCCTCCGCAAAGTGAAAGCGCACCGGCTTGGCCTGGGAATCGGACTGGGGGCCAGGCGGATGGCAGAAGGCCACCTGCAGGATGAGGCGCAGTCGTGTCATCCTCTTCTCCAGGCCATGCTGCACGGAGTAGGCCCAGAGCATGTCCATCTGGTAGTTGCAATACTTcacagctgccagcagcaggtagGTCACCAGCATGAAGCCCGCGGCGGAGGAGACGCCCCAAACAGTCGACCAGGTGCTCAGACCCACAATGGTGCCGATGAGCAGCGCCACGTGCAGGCAGACGATGAACAGAAGGCCGCTGGTCTTGGCCGGTGGCTCGGCCCACTGCTTGGCAAAGTTGTTCATCTCGTCGCGCAGTTTGTTCAGCAGGAAACTCTTGCCGCTGCCCCACTTGGCGTACAGTCCGACGGTGATGGGCGTCGTCAGTGTGGGCTCGCTGAGCACATCCGCCAGGGCCGAGGAGTACAGCTCGTAGCCCAGCATGCCCTCGGAGTCCTCGTTGGTGTTGAGACGCCTGGCGCCAAACACCTGGCCGAGTATCGTCTTCTGGTGCAGGGTGTCGATGTTGTAGGGCGTCTCGCCCGCCTTGTTCGCCCTATACAGGAGCTGGCTGTGCTTGGGATTGCGCAGGAGCGCCTCGACTATCGCCTTGCTGCGCGCACGCATGGCTATGTGCAGGCAGGTGTCGCCGCGCTTATCGGCGGCCGTCACCTTGGCCTTGCGATCGAGCAGCATGTGGACTATCTCCAGATTGCGATTGCGCACGGCCCGCATGAGTGGTGTGTCGCCGTCTTTGGTTGATGACTCCAGGTCGGGGTTTGTGGATAGCAGCAGCTTCACAATCTGGACGTGACCCTTTTCCACGGCCGTGTAAATAGCCGTCTTGCGGTCCTTGCCCTGAATATCCACATCCGCGTGCTTCTTCAGCAGCGCCTCCGCAACTGTGCGATGGCCAGCCTTGACGGCGTGAATAAGCGGC from Drosophila subobscura isolate 14011-0131.10 chromosome E, UCBerk_Dsub_1.0, whole genome shotgun sequence includes the following:
- the LOC117892170 gene encoding kinase D-interacting substrate of 220 kDa isoform X7; its protein translation is MKRTPKLHEVGRAYSEMSPLNPDSPPAAAVASTSGYGSIFPFGLLRGSFGRGGNAAVQNINRYGESMGSLGHRALLQFIDNNDISGLRAILDSRHLNIDDRDENATTVLMVVAGRGLTAFVREFLARGADVQAEDLDNWTALLCASRNGHFDVVQLLLDHGAEVEHRDMGGWTSLMWAAYRGHTELVRLLLEKGADGNAHGNYHLGALLWAAGRGFKDIVELLVQRGAKVNVGDKYGTTALVWACRRGNVEIVDTLLKAGANVDTAGMYSWTPLLVAAAGGHTDCVSSILEKKPNVNALDKDGMTALCIASREGFQDIAASLIAAGAYINIQDRGADTPLIHAVKAGHRTVAEALLKKHADVDIQGKDRKTAIYTAVEKGHVQIVKLLLSTNPDLESSTKDGDTPLMRAVRNRNLEIVHMLLDRKAKVTAADKRGDTCLHIAMRARSKAIVEALLRNPKHSQLLYRANKAGETPYNIDTLHQKTILGQVFGARRLNTNEDSEGMLGYELYSSALADVLSEPTLTTPITVGLYAKWGSGKSFLLNKLRDEMNNFAKQWAEPPAKTSGLLFIVCLHVALLIGTIVGLSTWSTVWGVSSAAGFMLVTYLLLAAVKYCNYQMDMLWAYSVQHGLEKRMTRLRLILQVAFCHPPGPQSDSQAKPVRFHFAEANSASPTGDGAVAHMLAALLGAMESHYGWLATRLYRAFRPKCLKSDVGWRWRRMCCIPIVMIFELALITLVTGISLMVAYFTYANAKEREQIQVVLYVVAAILGTLICTHLHVLAKVCVALFTSHIRQLKRAVHSSETAPLTMLGAEVSVMTDMVKCLDSFTNQQSRLVGVIDALDSCDTERILTLLNAVQTLLSSPNRPFVLLISVDPHVIAKAAEANSRRLFTEGGIGGHDFLRNLVHLPVYLQNSGLRKVQRAQMTALLFKRSGGGGEYQNEDGPTLGHSVSARRLSNASEIISSQEKLRGPARAGGAGKKLRLSESVASSTGSNLHRLGQNPQGVLDLSRIVLTDDYFSDVNPRSIRRLMNVIYITVRLLKAFQIDFSWYRLSSWINLTEQWPLRASMIVLHHDQFMDTNADENVSLQSVYEKLRPKLGYLREAAPLLELDRDERKLDAFLQLHKSDLLVADLRIFLPFTINLDPYLRKVLKEDQQTIEDEGSLVIQTRPSVYNQMRQQPAPTTYVPSPQPHPYPPYQMFQNDFVPNEMRSRNLSSSTEPVSPLIASPSDSFGEDILQTRLTDLTVEGVISLLERIDDMKPAMPKLSPVLRDNAINGRVLKHCDMPDLKSVLGLSFGHWELFRLLITTLRECERQPRKQNRPQPQVPAVEAPPVSAPMIKDVTDALMPPRESLSRKNSASHMEKQVTLEEQMICGTLQTLNEEAYEDVASSERPSPTEHDTPTGCGPAMTTALLTSASAMYTHQQQHQQQQQQQPQVQPPGRDSILKQQGSVKGDKRVSIQQSTSNSNNNNNNVKSATNVEYISEGAGSKVRLTTKPPAGPRPASLIITRNDSNSQFQLLRSSSVDYDDVEAQERRTTIRTTLLEQQEEDEAAPFVFTARK
- the LOC117892170 gene encoding kinase D-interacting substrate of 220 kDa isoform X2, with amino-acid sequence MKRTPKLHEVGRAYSEMSPLNPDSPPAAAVASTSGYGSIFPFGLLRGSFGRGGNAAVQNINRYGESMGSLGHRALLQFIDNNDISGLRAILDSRHLNIDDRDENATTVLMVVAGRGLTAFVREFLARGADVQAEDLDNWTALLCASRNGHFDVVQLLLDHGAEVEHRDMGGWTSLMWAAYRGHTELVRLLLEKGADGNAHGNYHLGALLWAAGRGFKDIVELLVQRGAKVNVGDKYGTTALVWACRRGNVEIVDTLLKAGANVDTAGMYSWTPLLVAAAGGHTDCVSSILEKKPNVNALDKDGMTALCIASREGFQDIAASLIAAGAYINIQDRGADTPLIHAVKAGHRTVAEALLKKHADVDIQGKDRKTAIYTAVEKGHVQIVKLLLSTNPDLESSTKDGDTPLMRAVRNRNLEIVHMLLDRKAKVTAADKRGDTCLHIAMRARSKAIVEALLRNPKHSQLLYRANKAGETPYNIDTLHQKTILGQVFGARRLNTNEDSEGMLGYELYSSALADVLSEPTLTTPITVGLYAKWGSGKSFLLNKLRDEMNNFAKQWAEPPAKTSGLLFIVCLHVALLIGTIVGLSTWSTVWGVSSAAGFMLVTYLLLAAVKYCNYQMDMLWAYSVQHGLEKRMTRLRLILQVAFCHPPGPQSDSQAKPVRFHFAEANSASPTGDGAVAHMLAALLGAMESHYGWLATRLYRAFRPKCLKSDVGWRWRRMCCIPIVMIFELALITLVTGISLMVAYFTYANAKEREQIQVVLYVVAAILGTLICTHLHVLAKVCVALFTSHIRQLKRAVHSSETAPLTMLGAEVSVMTDMVKCLDSFTNQQSRLVGVIDALDSCDTERILTLLNAVQTLLSSPNRPFVLLISVDPHVIAKAAEANSRRLFTEGGIGGHDFLRNLVHLPVYLQNSGLRKVQRAQMTALLFKRSGGGGEYQNEDGPTLGHSVSARRLSNASEIISSQEKLRGPARAGGAGKKLRLSESVASSTGSNLHRLGQNPQGVLDLSRIVLTDDYFSDVNPRSIRRLMNVIYITVRLLKAFQIDFSWYRLSSWINLTEQWPLRASMIVLHHDQFMDTNADENVSLQSVYEKLRPKLGYLREAAPLLELDRDERKLDAFLQLHKSDLLVADLRIFLPFTINLDPYLRKVLKEDQQTIEDEGSLVIQTRPSVYNQMRQQPAPTTYVPSPQPHPYPPYQMFQNDFVPNEMRSRNLSSSTEPVSPLIASPSDSFGEDILQTRLTDLTVEGVISLLERIDDMKPAMPKLSPVLRDNAINGRVLKHCDMPDLKSVLGLSFGHWELFRLLITTLRECERQPRKQNRPQPQVPAVEAPPVSAPMIKDVTDALMPPRESLSRKNSASHMEKQSKVHDYEYLQVTLEEQMICGTLQTLNEEAYEDVASSERPSPTGEMLATASQLQLAPIRESSEFGSPCDELKLTSILQHHAKSQNNNNNTNAVPGSYLHADYNRSASSHSLQSLGGMAGAGNEHDTPTGCGPAMTTALLTSASAMYTHQQQHQQQQQQQPQVQPPGRDSILKQQGSVKGDKRVSIQQSTSNSNNNNNNVKSATNVEYISEGAGSKVRLTTKPPAGPRPASLIITRNDSNSQFQLLRSSSVDYDDVEAQERRTTIRTTLLEQQEEDEAAPFVFTARK
- the LOC117892170 gene encoding kinase D-interacting substrate of 220 kDa isoform X5 → MFKARLKTSPSGGGENINRYGESMGSLGHRALLQFIDNNDISGLRAILDSRHLNIDDRDENATTVLMVVAGRGLTAFVREFLARGADVQAEDLDNWTALLCASRNGHFDVVQLLLDHGAEVEHRDMGGWTSLMWAAYRGHTELVRLLLEKGADGNAHGNYHLGALLWAAGRGFKDIVELLVQRGAKVNVGDKYGTTALVWACRRGNVEIVDTLLKAGANVDTAGMYSWTPLLVAAAGGHTDCVSSILEKKPNVNALDKDGMTALCIASREGFQDIAASLIAAGAYINIQDRGADTPLIHAVKAGHRTVAEALLKKHADVDIQGKDRKTAIYTAVEKGHVQIVKLLLSTNPDLESSTKDGDTPLMRAVRNRNLEIVHMLLDRKAKVTAADKRGDTCLHIAMRARSKAIVEALLRNPKHSQLLYRANKAGETPYNIDTLHQKTILGQVFGARRLNTNEDSEGMLGYELYSSALADVLSEPTLTTPITVGLYAKWGSGKSFLLNKLRDEMNNFAKQWAEPPAKTSGLLFIVCLHVALLIGTIVGLSTWSTVWGVSSAAGFMLVTYLLLAAVKYCNYQMDMLWAYSVQHGLEKRMTRLRLILQVAFCHPPGPQSDSQAKPVRFHFAEANSASPTGDGAVAHMLAALLGAMESHYGWLATRLYRAFRPKCLKSDVGWRWRRMCCIPIVMIFELALITLVTGISLMVAYFTYANAKEREQIQVVLYVVAAILGTLICTHLHVLAKVCVALFTSHIRQLKRAVHSSETAPLTMLGAEVSVMTDMVKCLDSFTNQQSRLVGVIDALDSCDTERILTLLNAVQTLLSSPNRPFVLLISVDPHVIAKAAEANSRRLFTEGGIGGHDFLRNLVHLPVYLQNSGLRKVQRAQMTALLFKRSGGGGEYQNEDGPTLGHSVSARRLSNASEIISSQEKLRGPARAGGAGKKLRLSESVASSTGSNLHRLGQNPQGVLDLSRIVLTDDYFSDVNPRSIRRLMNVIYITVRLLKAFQIDFSWYRLSSWINLTEQWPLRASMIVLHHDQFMDTNADENVSLQSVYEKLRPKLGYLREAAPLLELDRDERKLDAFLQLHKSDLLVADLRIFLPFTINLDPYLRKVLKEDQQTIEDEGSLVIQTRPSVYNQMRQQPAPTTYVPSPQPHPYPPYQMFQNDFVPNEMRSRNLSSSTEPVSPLIASPSDSFGEDILQTRLTDLTVEGVISLLERIDDMKPAMPKLSPVLRDNAINGRVLKHCDMPDLKSVLGLSFGHWELFRLLITTLRECERQPRKQNRPQPQVPAVEAPPVSAPMIKDVTDALMPPRESLSRKNSASHMEKQSKVHDYEYLQVTLEEQMICGTLQTLNEEAYEDVASSERPSPTGEMLATASQLQLAPIRESSEFGSPCDELKLTSILQHHAKSQNNNNNTNAVPGSYLHADYNRSASSHSLQSLGGMAGAGNEHDTPTGCGPAMTTALLTSASAMYTHQQQHQQQQQQQPQVQPPGRDSILKQQGSVKGDKRVSIQQSTSNSNNNNNNVKSATNVEYISEGAGSKVRLTTKPPAGPRPASLIITRNDSNSQFQLLRSSSVDYDDVEAQERRTTIRTTLLEQQEEDEAAPFVFTARK
- the LOC117892170 gene encoding kinase D-interacting substrate of 220 kDa isoform X11; the protein is MFKARLKTSPSGGGENINRYGESMGSLGHRALLQFIDNNDISGLRAILDSRHLNIDDRDENATTVLMVVAGRGLTAFVREFLARGADVQAEDLDNWTALLCASRNGHFDVVQLLLDHGAEVEHRDMGGWTSLMWAAYRGHTELVRLLLEKGADGNAHGNYHLGALLWAAGRGFKDIVELLVQRGAKVNVGDKYGTTALVWACRRGNVEIVDTLLKAGANVDTAGMYSWTPLLVAAAGGHTDCVSSILEKKPNVNALDKDGMTALCIASREGFQDIAASLIAAGAYINIQDRGADTPLIHAVKAGHRTVAEALLKKHADVDIQGKDRKTAIYTAVEKGHVQIVKLLLSTNPDLESSTKDGDTPLMRAVRNRNLEIVHMLLDRKAKVTAADKRGDTCLHIAMRARSKAIVEALLRNPKHSQLLYRANKAGETPYNIDTLHQKTILGQVFGARRLNTNEDSEGMLGYELYSSALADVLSEPTLTTPITVGLYAKWGSGKSFLLNKLRDEMNNFAKQWAEPPAKTSGLLFIVCLHVALLIGTIVGLSTWSTVWGVSSAAGFMLVTYLLLAAVKYCNYQMDMLWAYSVQHGLEKRMTRLRLILQVAFCHPPGPQSDSQAKPVRFHFAEANSASPTGDGAVAHMLAALLGAMESHYGWLATRLYRAFRPKCLKSDVGWRWRRMCCIPIVMIFELALITLVTGISLMVAYFTYANAKEREQIQVVLYVVAAILGTLICTHLHVLAKVCVALFTSHIRQLKRAVHSSETAPLTMLGAEVSVMTDMVKCLDSFTNQQSRLVGVIDALDSCDTERILTLLNAVQTLLSSPNRPFVLLISVDPHVIAKAAEANSRRLFTEGGIGGHDFLRNLVHLPVYLQNSGLRKVQRAQMTALLFKRSGGGGEYQNEDGPTLGHSVSARRLSNASEIISSQEKLRGPARAGGAGKKLRLSESVASSTGSNLHRLGQNPQGVLDLSRIVLTDDYFSDVNPRSIRRLMNVIYITVRLLKAFQIDFSWYRLSSWINLTEQWPLRASMIVLHHDQFMDTNADENVSLQSVYEKLRPKLGYLREAAPLLELDRDERKLDAFLQLHKSDLLVADLRIFLPFTINLDPYLRKVLKEDQQTIEDEGSLVIQTRPSVYNQMRQQPAPTTYVPSPQPHPYPPYQMFQNDFVPNEMRSRNLSSSTEPVSPLIASPSDSFGEDILQTRLTDLTVEGVISLLERIDDMKPAMPKLSPVLRDNAINGRVLKHCDMPDLKSVLGLSFGHWELFRLLITTLRECERQPRKQNRPQPQVPAVEAPPVSAPMIKDVTDALMPPRESLSRKNSASHMEKQVTLEEQMICGTLQTLNEEAYEDVASSERPSPTEHDTPTGCGPAMTTALLTSASAMYTHQQQHQQQQQQQPQVQPPGRDSILKQQGSVKGDKRVSIQQSTSNSNNNNNNVKSATNVEYISEGAGSKVRLTTKPPAGPRPASLIITRNDSNSQFQLLRSSSVDYDDVEAQERRTTIRTTLLEQQEEDEAAPFVFTARK